From Echinimonas agarilytica, one genomic window encodes:
- a CDS encoding M13 family metallopeptidase, with translation MNRRKTIIATSVALTFLMAGCSESEQKPAEKNSAATTDTAHAQTQLVSGIDKQNFDSQVRHQDDFYLSVNGTWLKNTEIPADRSNYGSFSVLADNSQLALREIIEAAAASKNEAGTEAQKVGDFYQTYMDEAAIEEKGIGPIAWDIDLIEGLNTHEKISAYIGRLLVQGGGAPFGFYVNNDAKQSDQYIVYFYQSGLGLPDRDYYIKDDEKSESLRQGYKGYVTDMLSKMSHPDPETAAQKVLELETQIAHAHWDRVARRDANKSYNKMTRQELTQLLGGFDFAAYSAETGLDAVQEFVVRQPSYLEDLGALFKDVSVETWQAYLKVRLINSTAEYLSEEFVVRKFDFYDKTLSGIEEQKPRWKRAVNDIDSMMGEAVGKLYVQKHFKPEAKERMEKLVANLIKAFEISINELEWMTDETKVQAQQKLAKFTPKIGYPNRWRDYSDLSIVNGDLVGNVKRAAMYEYTHMLNKLGQPIDKDEWHMTPQTVNAYYNPVNNEIVFPAAILQPPFFNMEADDAVNYGGIGAVIGHEIGHGFDDQGSKYDGDGNLRNWWTDADREAFEARTKQLVEQYNAYYPFEDAHVNGEFTLGENIGDLGGLTVAHRALQLSLNGGEGEVIDGLTSDQRFFMGWSQVWRRNYRDEELRRRLVTDPHSPSHYRVIGIVPNIPAFYESFDVKEGDEMYIAPENRVKIW, from the coding sequence ATGAATCGCAGAAAAACAATAATTGCGACCAGTGTTGCGCTTACATTTCTTATGGCAGGTTGCTCCGAATCGGAGCAGAAACCAGCTGAAAAAAATTCAGCAGCGACTACTGACACCGCTCATGCACAAACGCAATTAGTTTCCGGAATCGACAAACAAAACTTCGACAGCCAAGTTCGTCATCAAGACGACTTTTACTTGAGTGTGAATGGCACTTGGCTAAAAAATACTGAAATTCCTGCCGACCGTTCAAACTATGGCAGCTTCTCTGTGTTGGCCGATAACTCACAATTGGCACTGCGCGAGATTATCGAAGCTGCAGCTGCGAGTAAAAATGAAGCGGGCACCGAAGCGCAGAAAGTGGGTGACTTCTATCAGACCTATATGGATGAAGCTGCGATTGAAGAAAAAGGAATCGGCCCGATTGCTTGGGACATTGATCTCATTGAAGGGCTGAATACCCATGAAAAGATATCGGCTTATATCGGGAGATTACTGGTGCAGGGCGGCGGCGCTCCATTTGGTTTTTACGTGAACAATGATGCGAAGCAGTCCGACCAATATATTGTGTACTTTTACCAGTCTGGGCTGGGCTTACCCGATCGTGATTACTACATAAAAGATGATGAGAAGTCTGAGAGTTTGCGTCAGGGCTATAAAGGTTACGTGACTGACATGCTGTCAAAAATGTCGCACCCCGATCCAGAAACAGCAGCTCAAAAAGTACTTGAACTCGAAACTCAGATTGCCCATGCACACTGGGATCGCGTAGCACGACGCGATGCGAACAAGTCATACAATAAGATGACTCGTCAAGAACTGACTCAGCTGCTGGGTGGGTTTGACTTTGCAGCTTACTCGGCTGAAACCGGATTAGATGCGGTTCAAGAATTTGTAGTGCGTCAGCCTTCATATCTTGAAGATCTTGGTGCGCTGTTTAAAGACGTTTCAGTTGAAACATGGCAAGCCTATCTTAAAGTCCGCTTAATCAACTCTACAGCAGAATACCTAAGCGAAGAGTTCGTGGTTCGAAAATTCGACTTCTATGATAAAACGTTAAGTGGAATTGAAGAGCAAAAACCACGCTGGAAGCGAGCTGTGAATGATATTGACAGCATGATGGGCGAAGCAGTCGGAAAATTATACGTTCAAAAGCACTTTAAACCAGAAGCGAAAGAGCGGATGGAAAAGCTCGTGGCTAACTTGATTAAAGCGTTTGAAATTTCCATTAATGAATTGGAATGGATGACGGATGAAACCAAGGTTCAAGCGCAACAGAAACTCGCTAAATTCACACCTAAGATTGGTTACCCCAATCGGTGGCGAGATTACTCTGATTTAAGCATTGTCAATGGCGACTTAGTGGGTAACGTGAAACGTGCGGCCATGTATGAATACACGCACATGCTGAACAAGTTAGGGCAGCCCATCGATAAAGATGAGTGGCACATGACGCCGCAAACGGTAAACGCTTACTACAATCCAGTGAACAACGAAATTGTATTTCCGGCAGCCATTTTACAGCCTCCATTTTTCAATATGGAAGCCGATGATGCGGTCAATTATGGTGGTATCGGTGCCGTCATCGGTCATGAGATTGGGCACGGTTTTGACGACCAAGGCAGCAAGTACGACGGCGATGGAAACCTACGTAATTGGTGGACTGATGCTGACCGTGAAGCATTTGAAGCGCGTACCAAGCAGTTGGTTGAGCAATATAACGCCTATTACCCATTTGAGGATGCTCACGTCAATGGTGAATTCACCTTGGGCGAAAACATTGGTGATTTGGGTGGGCTTACGGTCGCTCATAGAGCGCTACAGTTAAGTTTGAATGGTGGTGAAGGTGAAGTCATCGACGGCTTAACATCCGATCAGCGTTTCTTCATGGGCTGGTCTCAGGTGTGGCGTCGCAACTATCGTGATGAAGAACTTCGTCGCCGTTTGGTCACTGATCCGCATAGTCCCTCGCATTATCGTGTGATTGGAATTGTGCCAAACATCCCGGCCTTCTATGAATCATTTGATGTAAAAGAAGGTGATGAGATGTACATTGCTCCTGAAAATAGAGTGAAAATCTGGTAA